A genomic window from Vitis riparia cultivar Riparia Gloire de Montpellier isolate 1030 chromosome 18, EGFV_Vit.rip_1.0, whole genome shotgun sequence includes:
- the LOC117906666 gene encoding microtubule-associated protein futsch isoform X1, with protein sequence MTAETEVSEVFKGEIVEACDLDMSSYEDLPKGGGECNGVSHEGGEGVVGNGKGDSECSYVFVSGSDVVSDDYAEKDLNVESLRELDQPKDEKEVQVGELSIQNEENQLHEADCCVVEGTVVSSSNDGVQVESTGGLVPEGDLLQEPNAEVDVESEPQQLNGVVKKEEQTSLESGTEQTSLESGAEQTSLESGAEQTSLESGAEQTSLESGAEQTSLESGAEQTSLESGAEQTSLESGAEKTILESGAEKTILESGSEKTILESGSEKTDPESTKIALDPVAIGCELMHLDNGNPTVDGHINFKPSEEIAGSQEFLVPILETTEFKLPLTELREERVEGQNNLESIPEVTDNQGFEVVISNSDECDLHQLNNVQEKVQDESETVPETVSNENQESEIKVSEDLPFDKDQEKQTSELENDLPYEHPPVDLGVNMELNLKMPTAETNMQKEAEVAVGSVPDENGDGSPMECSPSETEVANDSVDGNQTTPELYVSSENDKSLSSYSDCVRSESTVGYVPVENAVTLPTGLDNGPVVEQEENGASLITEDFPTCAADGARQDTKVENFDPINGANVVSCPDDGTKSESEAENGPNEDDTRLACSGNDVRPETIISFGSIKFPCGDGNVEHHASKAAPKCSSCEPGDVDDLVLMASKLKDSVENRSNLPTNAVAEMKSESEVEKMSAGSNKDVVSESKVLNDSVVNSESVINSVAHAVDVKIEGDQISTKDIDVGNEGDQITSVDSDDKLTCQEARSVLGNGTSSSLEFLSTDALDSQNVPVEVGKRPFYFLIRVPRYDDEKVREEIKLAQLQVDEKTKSRDAIRSEIQTKRAVCKEYSEKFEAALSEERSARDLLKSKFQEMDSVQSVINRVKNAMSVKDIDGRIRHMEHAIEHETLPLKEEKQLIRDIKQLRNVREQLSSNLGRQEEVQQALDQKSQVEEQSKILREEVDSLKYKVQKAEVITKAAKKKYYDENEKLNELQARFKAADDIRQEAYTHLQSLRKKLSEKNKYFRMYKDNLKAANDYASAGDKEALQRLCVNEVETIMELWNNNDEFRKEYIRCNTRSTLRRLRTLDGRSLGPDEEPPVIPNFLNERIGRPLFAPTKDSSVLIVSTVEQEKQMVPAAAESADDKSVVNVTNQKNRTAKNKNPTKSATGAVSATISGRDEIEETKEEHKQTKEEEELARKAEELRKEEEAAKLKEQRRLEEKAKAKEALERKKRNAEKAQARAELRAQKEAEQKQREREKKARKKERRKSSSAEGTEGCNEAESAPSSETPFETTLDSEIIEKPRAITKKPHKSSQFTKQPKSKSIPPPLRSRGKRRIQSWMWVVLIALLVLALFLLGNSGFSYGLGLRNFGF encoded by the exons ATGACGGCAGAGACGGAGGTTTCGGAGGTTTTCAAGGGTGAAATCGTGGAGGCGTGTGATTTGGATATGAGTTCGTACGAGGATCTACCCAAAGGCGGTGGGGAATGTAATGGGGTTTCGCATGAGGGTGGAGAAGGCGTTGTTGGGAATGGAAAGGGTGATTCCGAATGTTCTTATGTGTTTGTTAGCGGGAGCGATGTGGTCTCTGATGACTACGCTGAAAAGGACCTCAATGTGGAGTCTCTTCGGGAACTCGACCAACCCAAGGATGAGAAAGAGGTCCAAGTTGGGGAATTGAGTATTCAGAATGAGGAAAATCAATTGCACGAGGCAGATTGTTGCGTTGTTGAGGGAACTGTTGTTTCCTCTTCAAACGACGGTGTGCAGGTTGAATCAACCGGTGGACTGGTCCCGGAGGGTGATTTGCTTCAGGAGCCCAATGCGGAAGTGGATGTGGAATCTGAACCACAGCAGCTTAATGGTGTAGTGAAGAAGGAGGAGCAAACTAGTTTGGAGTCTGGTACAGAGCAAACTAGTTTGGAGTCCGGTGCGGAGCAAACTAGTTTGGAGTCCGGTGCGGAGCAAACTAGTTTGGAGTCCGGTGCGGAGCAAACTAGTTTGGAGTCCGGTGCGGAGCAAACTAGTTTGGAATCCGGTGCGGAGCAAACTAGTTTGGAGTCTGGTGCCGAGCAAACTAGTTTGGAGTCTGGTGCCGAGAAAACTATTCTGGAGTCTGGTGCCGAGAAAACTATTCTGGAGTCCGGTTCAGAGAAAACTATTCTGGAGTCCGGTTCAGAGAAAACTGATCCAGAGTCTACTAAGATAGCACTGGATCCGGTCGCTATTGGATGTGAATTGATGCATTTAGATAATGGGAATCCAACAGTTGATGGACATATCAATTTCAAGCCTTCTGAGGAGATAGCTGGAAGTCAGGAATTTCTAGTTCCAATTTTGGAGACTACTGAATTCAAATTGCCTCTAACTGAGCTTAGAGAAGAGAGGGTTGAGGggcaaaataatttagaatcaaTACCAGAAGTCACAGACAATCAGGGATTTGAAGTTGTGATTTCAAACTCAGATGAATGTGACCTGCATCAGCTCAATAACGTACAGGAGAAAGTTCAGGATGAAAGTGAGACTGTTCCAGAAACAGTCTCAAATGAAAATCAAGAATCTGAAATTAAGGTTTCTGAAGACCTTCCATTTGATAAGGATCAGGAAAAGCAAACATCAGAATTGGAGAATGACCTTCCTTATGAACATCCTCCAGTGGACCTTGGGGTGAACATGGAGCTGAATTTGAAAATGCCTACTGCTGAAACCAATATGCAAAAGGAGGCAGAAGTTGCTGTTGGGTCTGTACCGGATGAAAATGGAGATGGATCGCCTATGGAATGTAGTCCTTCAGAAACAGAAGTTGCTAATGATTCGGTTGATGGCAATCAAACCACACCTGAGCTTTATGTATCTTCTGAAAATGACAAAAGCTTGTCTTCCTACAGTGACTGTGTGAGATCAGAAAGCACAGTCGGGTATGTACCTGTTGAAAATGCTGTAACCTTGCCTACTGGTCTTGATAATGGTCCAGTAGtagaacaagaagaaaatggggcTTCTCTAATTACTGAAGATTTCCCAACTTGTGCTGCAGATGGTGCAAGACAGGACActaaagttgaaaattttgacccAATCAACGGTGCAAATGTTGTCTCCTGTCCAGATGATGGTACAAAATCAGAAAGTGAAGCTGAGAATGGCCCTAATGAAGATGATACAAGGTTAGCTTGCTCTGGTAATGATGTGAGACCTGAAACTATCATCAGTTTTGGTTCTATTAAATTCCCATGTGGTGATGGAAATGTAGAACACCATGCTTCAAAAGCGGCTCCTAAATGTTCAAGCTGTGAGCCTGGCGATGTTGATGATCTGGTGCTCATGGCATCTAAATTGAAGGATTCAGTTGAAAATCGAAGTAATTTGCCTACAAATGCCGTTGCTGAGATGAAATCAGAATCTGAAGTTGAAAAAATGTCTGCTGGAAGCAACAAAGACGTTGTATCTGAATCCAAGGTTCTGAATGACTCTGTTGTTAACAGTGAAAGTGTAATAAACAGTGTTGCACATGCTGTGGATGTTAAAATTGAAGGAGATCAAATCAGTACCAAAGACATTGATGTTGGAAATGAGGGAGATCAAATTACTTCTGTAGACAGTGATGATAAATTGACATGTCAAGAAGCTAGGAGTGTTTTAGGTAATGGGACCTCTTCTTCTCTAGAGTTTTTGAGTACTGATGCTTTGGATTCACAGAATGTACCTGTTGAGGTTGGAAAAAGGCCATTCTACTTCTTGATTAGGGTACCAAGGTATGATGATGAAAAAGTCAGGGAAGAGATCAAACTTGCACAGCTACAAGTTGACGAGAAGACCAAAAGTAGGGATGCAATTCGTTCGGAAATTCAAACGAAAAGG GCAGTTTGTAAAGAGTATAGTGAAAAATTTGAAGCTGCACTATCAGAAGAGAGATCTGCCCGAGATTTGCTCAAGTCAAAATTTCAGGAAATGGATTCAGTTCAGTCTGTGATTAACAGAGTGAAAAATGCAATGTCTGTCAAGGATATTGATGGCAGG ATACGCCATATGGAACATGCCATAGAACATGAAACCCTTCCTTTGAAAGAAGAGAAGCAGTTAATTCGTGACATCAAGCAGTTGAGGAATGTTCGTGAACAGCTGTCCTCTAATTTGGGTAGGCAGGAGGAAGTCCAACAGGCCTTAGACCAAAAATCCCAAGTCGAGGAGCAGTCAAAG ATTTTGAGGGAGGAAGTGGATTCACTCAAATACAAGGTTCAGAAAGCTGAAGTGATCACAAAAGCTGCTAAGAAGAAGTattatgatgaaaatgaaaagttgAATGAGTTGCAAGCTCGATTTAAAGCCGCAGATGATATTCGTCAAGAAGCTTACACACATTTGCAGagtttgaggaaaaaattgtCCGAGAAG AACAAATACTTTAGGATGTACAAGGATAATTTGAAAGCAGCCAATGATTATGCATCAGCTGGGGATAAAGAGGCACTTCAACGGCTTTGTGTTAATGAG GTGGAGACAATTATGGAACTATGGAACAACAATGACGAGTTCCGGAAAGAATACATCAGATGCAACACAAGGAGTACACTCAGGAGACTGAGGACTTTGGATGGACGCTCTCTTGGCCCTGACGAGGAGCCGCCAGTGAtacccaattttttaaatgaaagaatTGGCAGGCCACTTTTTGCCCCGACCAAGGATAGCTCTGTGCTAATAGTCTCGACTGTggaacaagaaaaacaaatggtACCTGCTGCAGCTGAGAGTGCAGATGATAAATCCGTGGTGAATGTGACCAATCAAAAGAATCGGAcagctaaaaataaaaaccccaCAAAATCTGCTACTGGAGCTGTCTCAGCAACCATTTCTGGGAGGGATGAGATCGAAGAGACTAAAGAAGAGCATAAGCAGACAAAGGAGGAAGAGGAATTGGCCAGGAAGGCAGAGGAATTGAGAAAGGAAGAGGAAGCAGCTAAGTTGAAGGAGCAACGACGGTTGGAGGAGAAAGCCAAAGCTAAGGAGGCACTGGAAAGGAAAAAACGAAATGCAGAAAAGGCCCAAGCCAGAGCTGAGTTAAGAGCGCAGAAGGAAGCCGAACAGAAACAGAGA GAAAGGGAGAAGAAGGCccggaaaaaagaaagaaggaaatcatCCTCTGCAGAGGGTACAGAGGGTTGCAATGAAGCAGAATCTGCGCCAAGCTCAGAAACCCCATTTGAAACTACCCTGGATTCTGAAATCATTGAGAAGCCTAGGGCAATAACAAAGAAGCCTCACAAATCATCGCAATTTACAAAGCAACCCAAGTCAAAATCCATACCTCCGCCCCTTCGCAGCAGGGGCAAGAGACGGATTCAGTCATGGATGTGGGTCGTTCTAATAGCCCTGCTTGTTCTTGCATTGTTCTTGTTGGGCAACAGTGGCTTCTCATACGGCCTTGGGCTGCGAAACTTTGGCTTCTAA
- the LOC117906666 gene encoding microtubule-associated protein futsch isoform X2 → MSSYEDLPKGGGECNGVSHEGGEGVVGNGKGDSECSYVFVSGSDVVSDDYAEKDLNVESLRELDQPKDEKEVQVGELSIQNEENQLHEADCCVVEGTVVSSSNDGVQVESTGGLVPEGDLLQEPNAEVDVESEPQQLNGVVKKEEQTSLESGTEQTSLESGAEQTSLESGAEQTSLESGAEQTSLESGAEQTSLESGAEQTSLESGAEQTSLESGAEKTILESGAEKTILESGSEKTILESGSEKTDPESTKIALDPVAIGCELMHLDNGNPTVDGHINFKPSEEIAGSQEFLVPILETTEFKLPLTELREERVEGQNNLESIPEVTDNQGFEVVISNSDECDLHQLNNVQEKVQDESETVPETVSNENQESEIKVSEDLPFDKDQEKQTSELENDLPYEHPPVDLGVNMELNLKMPTAETNMQKEAEVAVGSVPDENGDGSPMECSPSETEVANDSVDGNQTTPELYVSSENDKSLSSYSDCVRSESTVGYVPVENAVTLPTGLDNGPVVEQEENGASLITEDFPTCAADGARQDTKVENFDPINGANVVSCPDDGTKSESEAENGPNEDDTRLACSGNDVRPETIISFGSIKFPCGDGNVEHHASKAAPKCSSCEPGDVDDLVLMASKLKDSVENRSNLPTNAVAEMKSESEVEKMSAGSNKDVVSESKVLNDSVVNSESVINSVAHAVDVKIEGDQISTKDIDVGNEGDQITSVDSDDKLTCQEARSVLGNGTSSSLEFLSTDALDSQNVPVEVGKRPFYFLIRVPRYDDEKVREEIKLAQLQVDEKTKSRDAIRSEIQTKRAVCKEYSEKFEAALSEERSARDLLKSKFQEMDSVQSVINRVKNAMSVKDIDGRIRHMEHAIEHETLPLKEEKQLIRDIKQLRNVREQLSSNLGRQEEVQQALDQKSQVEEQSKILREEVDSLKYKVQKAEVITKAAKKKYYDENEKLNELQARFKAADDIRQEAYTHLQSLRKKLSEKNKYFRMYKDNLKAANDYASAGDKEALQRLCVNEVETIMELWNNNDEFRKEYIRCNTRSTLRRLRTLDGRSLGPDEEPPVIPNFLNERIGRPLFAPTKDSSVLIVSTVEQEKQMVPAAAESADDKSVVNVTNQKNRTAKNKNPTKSATGAVSATISGRDEIEETKEEHKQTKEEEELARKAEELRKEEEAAKLKEQRRLEEKAKAKEALERKKRNAEKAQARAELRAQKEAEQKQREREKKARKKERRKSSSAEGTEGCNEAESAPSSETPFETTLDSEIIEKPRAITKKPHKSSQFTKQPKSKSIPPPLRSRGKRRIQSWMWVVLIALLVLALFLLGNSGFSYGLGLRNFGF, encoded by the exons ATGAGTTCGTACGAGGATCTACCCAAAGGCGGTGGGGAATGTAATGGGGTTTCGCATGAGGGTGGAGAAGGCGTTGTTGGGAATGGAAAGGGTGATTCCGAATGTTCTTATGTGTTTGTTAGCGGGAGCGATGTGGTCTCTGATGACTACGCTGAAAAGGACCTCAATGTGGAGTCTCTTCGGGAACTCGACCAACCCAAGGATGAGAAAGAGGTCCAAGTTGGGGAATTGAGTATTCAGAATGAGGAAAATCAATTGCACGAGGCAGATTGTTGCGTTGTTGAGGGAACTGTTGTTTCCTCTTCAAACGACGGTGTGCAGGTTGAATCAACCGGTGGACTGGTCCCGGAGGGTGATTTGCTTCAGGAGCCCAATGCGGAAGTGGATGTGGAATCTGAACCACAGCAGCTTAATGGTGTAGTGAAGAAGGAGGAGCAAACTAGTTTGGAGTCTGGTACAGAGCAAACTAGTTTGGAGTCCGGTGCGGAGCAAACTAGTTTGGAGTCCGGTGCGGAGCAAACTAGTTTGGAGTCCGGTGCGGAGCAAACTAGTTTGGAGTCCGGTGCGGAGCAAACTAGTTTGGAATCCGGTGCGGAGCAAACTAGTTTGGAGTCTGGTGCCGAGCAAACTAGTTTGGAGTCTGGTGCCGAGAAAACTATTCTGGAGTCTGGTGCCGAGAAAACTATTCTGGAGTCCGGTTCAGAGAAAACTATTCTGGAGTCCGGTTCAGAGAAAACTGATCCAGAGTCTACTAAGATAGCACTGGATCCGGTCGCTATTGGATGTGAATTGATGCATTTAGATAATGGGAATCCAACAGTTGATGGACATATCAATTTCAAGCCTTCTGAGGAGATAGCTGGAAGTCAGGAATTTCTAGTTCCAATTTTGGAGACTACTGAATTCAAATTGCCTCTAACTGAGCTTAGAGAAGAGAGGGTTGAGGggcaaaataatttagaatcaaTACCAGAAGTCACAGACAATCAGGGATTTGAAGTTGTGATTTCAAACTCAGATGAATGTGACCTGCATCAGCTCAATAACGTACAGGAGAAAGTTCAGGATGAAAGTGAGACTGTTCCAGAAACAGTCTCAAATGAAAATCAAGAATCTGAAATTAAGGTTTCTGAAGACCTTCCATTTGATAAGGATCAGGAAAAGCAAACATCAGAATTGGAGAATGACCTTCCTTATGAACATCCTCCAGTGGACCTTGGGGTGAACATGGAGCTGAATTTGAAAATGCCTACTGCTGAAACCAATATGCAAAAGGAGGCAGAAGTTGCTGTTGGGTCTGTACCGGATGAAAATGGAGATGGATCGCCTATGGAATGTAGTCCTTCAGAAACAGAAGTTGCTAATGATTCGGTTGATGGCAATCAAACCACACCTGAGCTTTATGTATCTTCTGAAAATGACAAAAGCTTGTCTTCCTACAGTGACTGTGTGAGATCAGAAAGCACAGTCGGGTATGTACCTGTTGAAAATGCTGTAACCTTGCCTACTGGTCTTGATAATGGTCCAGTAGtagaacaagaagaaaatggggcTTCTCTAATTACTGAAGATTTCCCAACTTGTGCTGCAGATGGTGCAAGACAGGACActaaagttgaaaattttgacccAATCAACGGTGCAAATGTTGTCTCCTGTCCAGATGATGGTACAAAATCAGAAAGTGAAGCTGAGAATGGCCCTAATGAAGATGATACAAGGTTAGCTTGCTCTGGTAATGATGTGAGACCTGAAACTATCATCAGTTTTGGTTCTATTAAATTCCCATGTGGTGATGGAAATGTAGAACACCATGCTTCAAAAGCGGCTCCTAAATGTTCAAGCTGTGAGCCTGGCGATGTTGATGATCTGGTGCTCATGGCATCTAAATTGAAGGATTCAGTTGAAAATCGAAGTAATTTGCCTACAAATGCCGTTGCTGAGATGAAATCAGAATCTGAAGTTGAAAAAATGTCTGCTGGAAGCAACAAAGACGTTGTATCTGAATCCAAGGTTCTGAATGACTCTGTTGTTAACAGTGAAAGTGTAATAAACAGTGTTGCACATGCTGTGGATGTTAAAATTGAAGGAGATCAAATCAGTACCAAAGACATTGATGTTGGAAATGAGGGAGATCAAATTACTTCTGTAGACAGTGATGATAAATTGACATGTCAAGAAGCTAGGAGTGTTTTAGGTAATGGGACCTCTTCTTCTCTAGAGTTTTTGAGTACTGATGCTTTGGATTCACAGAATGTACCTGTTGAGGTTGGAAAAAGGCCATTCTACTTCTTGATTAGGGTACCAAGGTATGATGATGAAAAAGTCAGGGAAGAGATCAAACTTGCACAGCTACAAGTTGACGAGAAGACCAAAAGTAGGGATGCAATTCGTTCGGAAATTCAAACGAAAAGG GCAGTTTGTAAAGAGTATAGTGAAAAATTTGAAGCTGCACTATCAGAAGAGAGATCTGCCCGAGATTTGCTCAAGTCAAAATTTCAGGAAATGGATTCAGTTCAGTCTGTGATTAACAGAGTGAAAAATGCAATGTCTGTCAAGGATATTGATGGCAGG ATACGCCATATGGAACATGCCATAGAACATGAAACCCTTCCTTTGAAAGAAGAGAAGCAGTTAATTCGTGACATCAAGCAGTTGAGGAATGTTCGTGAACAGCTGTCCTCTAATTTGGGTAGGCAGGAGGAAGTCCAACAGGCCTTAGACCAAAAATCCCAAGTCGAGGAGCAGTCAAAG ATTTTGAGGGAGGAAGTGGATTCACTCAAATACAAGGTTCAGAAAGCTGAAGTGATCACAAAAGCTGCTAAGAAGAAGTattatgatgaaaatgaaaagttgAATGAGTTGCAAGCTCGATTTAAAGCCGCAGATGATATTCGTCAAGAAGCTTACACACATTTGCAGagtttgaggaaaaaattgtCCGAGAAG AACAAATACTTTAGGATGTACAAGGATAATTTGAAAGCAGCCAATGATTATGCATCAGCTGGGGATAAAGAGGCACTTCAACGGCTTTGTGTTAATGAG GTGGAGACAATTATGGAACTATGGAACAACAATGACGAGTTCCGGAAAGAATACATCAGATGCAACACAAGGAGTACACTCAGGAGACTGAGGACTTTGGATGGACGCTCTCTTGGCCCTGACGAGGAGCCGCCAGTGAtacccaattttttaaatgaaagaatTGGCAGGCCACTTTTTGCCCCGACCAAGGATAGCTCTGTGCTAATAGTCTCGACTGTggaacaagaaaaacaaatggtACCTGCTGCAGCTGAGAGTGCAGATGATAAATCCGTGGTGAATGTGACCAATCAAAAGAATCGGAcagctaaaaataaaaaccccaCAAAATCTGCTACTGGAGCTGTCTCAGCAACCATTTCTGGGAGGGATGAGATCGAAGAGACTAAAGAAGAGCATAAGCAGACAAAGGAGGAAGAGGAATTGGCCAGGAAGGCAGAGGAATTGAGAAAGGAAGAGGAAGCAGCTAAGTTGAAGGAGCAACGACGGTTGGAGGAGAAAGCCAAAGCTAAGGAGGCACTGGAAAGGAAAAAACGAAATGCAGAAAAGGCCCAAGCCAGAGCTGAGTTAAGAGCGCAGAAGGAAGCCGAACAGAAACAGAGA GAAAGGGAGAAGAAGGCccggaaaaaagaaagaaggaaatcatCCTCTGCAGAGGGTACAGAGGGTTGCAATGAAGCAGAATCTGCGCCAAGCTCAGAAACCCCATTTGAAACTACCCTGGATTCTGAAATCATTGAGAAGCCTAGGGCAATAACAAAGAAGCCTCACAAATCATCGCAATTTACAAAGCAACCCAAGTCAAAATCCATACCTCCGCCCCTTCGCAGCAGGGGCAAGAGACGGATTCAGTCATGGATGTGGGTCGTTCTAATAGCCCTGCTTGTTCTTGCATTGTTCTTGTTGGGCAACAGTGGCTTCTCATACGGCCTTGGGCTGCGAAACTTTGGCTTCTAA